In Drosophila teissieri strain GT53w chromosome 2R, Prin_Dtei_1.1, whole genome shotgun sequence, the following proteins share a genomic window:
- the LOC122615085 gene encoding uncharacterized protein LOC122615085 isoform X1 → MARRKGSGRGKSTVNSRKSALESVREKPKDEPTANTSQDNKFDNNMENATTTTAKHYKTAGKQYKTNKVNNTRRATAAAAAAAAATTTAVTTAATPTKKRTYRETATATTVTQRSTNKANIAAAVALAAATEATATASATATATATVATLTASKAAATAAAAAATDVASGNSSTSSKLSASSRDKLGEVSLPTADSANHIISNNNNNNNNTNNNNNNHHSDNSISENSYEFKSRDKASLSDSKMTLQQMAAVSSNQEPVAPNVANTMSNSSIIGSQQTTVNATPATDEAPLGDWSNISRYLHKKFKRLASTTEVESGNTTNGGGALQASGDAVRTTSLSSNSSLSPPPPTTPLANGHHLMTQQQSHQQVQQQQQQQQPLPPSVATHEFSANFVNSNHVNAIGHEESIISNSGYKAAGRTRTPLTNSNTNSTSNINSNHAAHATLSPASFAQHQQITQPTTASPGIPGGAAPNPACEKSGRYVCPYCNLICAKPSVLEKHIRAHTNERPYPCDTCGIAFKTKSNLYKHCRSRSHAARARGLEVPADADDGLSDQDAELSNSSSELPSRAGSPYDEPINSPTPSPSTLSAAKSAYIQQPPLPTYMQQLPLGSPAAGTLPPTTADNHHSATAQHRQSIDYKPYKPKFHNASLYSCSSKELQQQQQQLQMQQQQQHQFAQQKLSIQLPLVQQPSLAHPTLSPSTQMKMKHHINSHQIQLQMQQQQSLLAQQSLLAAMPPGGVYYLGQPPYYNQDTAAAIHQHALAIQQFQIHLAQQQQQQQQQPHPPLVKPPPPMQQPPSLPPQQLVRANSQISSVATAPATPTPAANLSSFASSSGGKQVNVAKVQEHISKLISQNEAIVENKEILLQKKYPKQLSRSRSFNNANSNNASQHGSNPTALHANNSHNTNAQMPERETKANLAQAIFQKQQQQLQQQQQQQITQQQQQQLEQQNYYTYMQQQQECQQPQQQLEPPNGVVKRNSYKPGVVMTTPVKQQQQLPPPPSPLPMQTMQYRQDPATPVAKIEQPTTAVPVMPLNLSAKPKPTLVTVPVSSLSTNSLPPTSTNPASSSKTAPPPAQVNNSIIKNLLLNARGLAVPIGEGDDAVYSCPICASEFRSADDLKLHNSTYCQDASSSAPMSPASSPFRSNSISLSLPELKSHMANSKNPLSLAKLAWSQLKTKRSSLVLSRLSAAQTPARTSTVTAPTVTASAPAPSVATVTAPSTAPAPQIEALRFVDAPLPSPGPLLGKTPLVDYAQQSAPRKAQDSVVITKMHEDRQFVIEAQPAKRIKTSDLAVASSSQQPTSFNFSFNNQNSGNSVPELQSSKEERLRRFTSSGGSMIPISECPDLDNSPKMIRTPLLSGGSFQDVSVKVNNETGTSSKERKLMALVSGSGLLGVSSGPQHFQFPPINSITAFNPLTLPPMSGGDKTTPVTPIPHVPGMPGPGSLTPQMPLLPPPPQQLQLPVPSSRGRSPNRKQPSPLLLGGGSGELKALSPFGGVQNVPSEFSRQPPTPAQRQALQWNSKETPKKAPFNFLRMADNVKTSEPEVRHFNLENVIAGKPQELPLTPLHVDTPNGNPAEEASPVASSSASAKSKFLRPTSLPLKPGTFTPKRHHGITPTANTLPLISPETPRPSKSCVQLYLNGHAYTYLGLKCSTKMFYCTVNCPQPSYVAGMHKLSMYSVWQVCEENQPHPLGFKLKQVMALYDSRQRMLGNGSSTAMAGSGKLSYNLVASQQIVSSPSTSSASSAFYQGPLKTPPTVTIAALSEANVAAKANEEAQAKKLETSPSGQPLVGGYESHEDYTYIRGRGRGRYVCSECGIRCKKPSMLKKHIRTHTDVRPFTCSHCNFSFKTKGNLTKHMQSKTHFKKCIELGINPGPMPPDSEFLDVDMDFDQQSSTSAGGRTSSMAGESDSDDYSDNESESSDTDESKSRLKEHEAARGLLSLSMTPPIPQSVSPYPQLQDTPLPAASPANSIGSSGSQPKRLVCSFTSPKPPFDYQKQEQYYSNPEESKPKRSVASEESAPMDLTKPRGSILSISPSPVSQPAHDLPKSQAQQMHDVIFGTSGNESGFMKTLISVSDKVRISAEMEEQAKHEAEGEDVQLQTYIKEHALHQAKIKQSQFSRSYLINTLYTAASPVISSSSTLFTTNSRPVMSVNEVPSIEVHEVKTPEAPEPPRSAPVLAPVIPTSLPAQIGQEENEENEIKADQEKPNVAEPHNANLPAAVQQPDVNDFSGVLGNPPAPPAASVATSITTTSAAPVPPSSTANSTQPTQRTVIVGEDGFKSSTPTSKSADLQHVSYGRGVPPAPIAGDARPTCTICAKTFQRQHQLTLHMNIHYMERKFKCEPCSISFRTQGHLQKHERSEAHKNKVMMTSTFGVPTTSNPRPFECTDCKIAFRIHGHLAKHLRSKTHVQKLECLQKLPFGTYAEIERAGISLTEIDTSDCENSLISLKLLAQKLLEKDPSKLSSYTTPSGMMQLAQDATGPVSQDSASEDGFSAAIASAIASLDNDSAGNTPKRASSMSEDETVANGLNNSLKRRLPGSFSSTGEESDNPPESSGEKRARSGQELPVPVAVPVAASAAASN, encoded by the exons ATGAGCCCACTGCAAATACGTCACAGGATAATAAATTCGATAATAATATGGAAAATGCAACCACCACAACGGCCAAGCATTACAAAACCGCAGGCAAACAGTACAAGACCAATAAAGTGAACAATACGCGACgtgccacagcagcagcggcagcagcagcagcagcaacaaccacagcagtaacaacagcagcaacgccAACCAAGAAGCGGACATATCGGgaaactgcaacagcaaccacagtCACTCAGAGATCCACCAACAAGGCCAACATCGCGGCAGCAGTTgcattggcagcagcaacagaggcaactgcaactgcatcagcaactgcaacagcaacagcaacagtagcaACACTAACAGCCTCtaaagcggcagcaacagcagcagcggcagcagcaacagatgtTGCtagtggcaacagcagcaccagcagcaaacTCAGCGCAAGCTCACGAGATAAGCTAGGCGAGGTGTCGCTGCCGACTGCTGACAGCGCGAACCACATCatcagcaacaataataataataataacaacacaaataataataacaacaaccaccacAGTGATAATAGTATTAGTGAGAATAGTTATGAATTTAAGAGTAGAGATAAAGCAAGTCTAAGTGATAGCAAAATGACGCTACAACAGATGGCAGCAGTCAGCAGCAACCAGGAGCCAGTGGCTCCTAACGTGGCCAACACGATGAGCAACTCGAGCATCATCGGCAGCCAGCAGACCACCGTAAATGCCACACCCGCCACCGATGAGGCTCCGTTGGGGGATTGGTCAAATATTTCACGCTATCTCCACAAGAAGTTCAAACGTTTGGCCAGCACCACCGAGGTGGAGAGCGGAAACACGACGAATGGCGGCGGAGCACTGCAAGCTAGCGGCGATGCTGTTCGCACCACATCGCTGTCCTCAAACAGTTCGCtttcaccaccaccaccaacaacgcCGCTGGCCAACGGTCACCATCTGATGACCCAACAGCAAAGCCACCAGCaagtgcagcaacagcagcagcagcaacagccgctgCCGCCGTCAGTAGCAACACATGAATTCAGTGCCAATTTTGTAAATAGCAATCATGTCAATGCCATTGGTCATGAGGAGAGCATCATCAGCAATAGTGGCTACAAAGCGGCGGGAAGAACGCGAACGCCTCtcaccaacagcaacacgaacagcaccagcaacatcaacagcaaccaTGCCGCACATGCCACACTGTCACCGGCCTCATTTGCGCAGCATCAGCAAATAACGCAGCCAACAACGGCAAGTCCTGGAATTCCAGGTGGAGCAGCGCCAAATCCTGCATGCGAGAAGTCCGGACGATACGTTTGTCCGTACTGTAACTTGATCTGTGCCAAGCCCTCGGTGCTGGAGAAGCACATACGGGCCCACACGAACGAGCGGCCGTATCCGTGCGACACGTGCGGCATTGCCTTCAAGACGAAGAGTAACTTGTACAAACATTGCCGCTCCAGATCGCATGCAGCCAGAGCTCGGGGCCTGGAAGTGCCAGCCGATGCGGACGATGGTTTGTCCGATCAGGATGCAGAGCTGAGCAACAGTAGTTCAGAGTTG CCGAGTCGCGCTGGTTCGCCTTACGACGAGCCCATTAATTCGCCCACACCCTCACCCTCCACACTGTCTGCGGCCAAGAGTGCATACATCCAACAGCCCCCGCTGCCCACTTACATGCAGCAATTGCCTCTCGGCTCGCCGGCCGCAGGAACATTGCCACCCACCACAGCGGACAATCACCACTCGGCCACTGCCCAGCATCGCCAGTCGATCGACTACAAGCCATATAAGCCCAAGTTCCACAATGCCTCGTTGTACTCCTGCAGCAGTAAGgagttgcagcaacagcagcagcagctgcagatgcagcagcaacagcaacaccagtTTGCGCAGCAAAAGCTGTCCATTCAGCTTCCTCTGGTGCAGCAGCCGTCACTGGCGCATCCCACGCTTTCGCCAAGCACGCAAATGAAGATGAAGCACCACATTAACTCGCATCAGATCcagttgcaaatgcagcagcagcaatcccTGTTGGCACAGCAATCACTGCTGGCCGCCATGCCACCTGGCGGGGTGTATTACCTGGGGCAACCTCCCTACTACAACCAAGATACTGCGGCTGCCATTCACCAGCATGCGTTAGCCATTCAGCAATTCCAAATCCACctggcacagcagcagcaacagcaacagcagcagccacaccCGCCGTTGGTCAAGCCGCCACCGCCAATGCAACAACCTCCGAGTCTCCCGCCGCAACAG TTGGTGCGTGCCAATAGCCAGATTTCCAGTGTAGCAACAGCACCTGCCACTCCCACGCCCGCCGCCAATCTCAGCAGTTTTGCCAGCTCAAGTGGCGGCAAGCAAGTA AATGTGGCCAAGGTGCAGGAGCACATTTCCAAGTTGATCTCTCAAAACGAAGCCATAGTTGAAAACAAGGAGATATTGCTGCAGAAGAAATACCCCAAGCAACTTAGTCGTTCCCGCAGTTTCAACaatgccaacagcaacaatgctTCGCAACACGGGAGCAATCCGACGGCATTGCATGCAAACAACAGTCACAACACTAATGCACAGATGCCAGAGCGCGAGACTAAAGCGAATTTGGCACAGGCCATCTtccagaagcagcaacaacagcttcagcagcaacagcaacagcagataacccagcagcagcagcagcagcttgagCAACAGAACTACTATACGtacatgcaacagcaacaggaatgccaacagccacagcaacagctaGAACCTCCAAATGGGGTGGTTAAGAGGAATTCCTATAAGCCTGGGGTAGTGATGACGACGCCtgtgaagcagcagcaacaactgccgCCCCCGCCCTCCCCGTTGCCCATGCAAACGATGCAATATCGCCAGGATCCTGCCACGCCAGTAGCAAAAATTGAGCAACCGACGACGGCAGTGCCTGTTATGCCTCTGAATTTATCAGCGAAGCCTAAACCAACTCTGGTAACTGTTCCTGTGAGCTCATTGTCCACCAACTCCCTGCCACCGACTTCTACCAATCCGGCTAGTAGCTCCAAAACTGCTCCACCACCTGCCCAGGTGAATAACTCGATAATCAAGAATCTACTGCTTAATGCTCGAGGATTGGCCGTGCCGATTGGCGAAGGCGATGATGCTGTTTATTCGTGTCCCATCTGTGCGAGCGAATTCCGCAGTGCGGACGATCTGAAGCTGCACAACAGCACTTACTGCCAGGATGCCAGCTCCAGTGCCCCAATGAGTCCAGCATCTTCGCCCTTCCGCTCCAACTCTATCTCGTTGAGTCTACCGGAGCTGAAGAGCCACATGGCCAACTCGAAGAATCCGTTGTCTCTGGCTAAGTTGGCCTGGTCGCAGTTGAAAACCAAAAGGAGCAGTTTGGTATTAAGTCGCCTTAGTGCGGCACAGACGCCAGCAAGGACATCAACGGTAACAGCTCCCACTGTAACTGCTTCTGCCCCTGCTCCTTCTGTAGCCACAGTCACTGCTCCATCAACAGCACCTGCCCCCCAGATTGAAGCACTCCGCTTTGTGGATGCACCTCTACCATCGCCTGGTCCATTGCTGGGAAAAACTCCCTTAGTGGACTATGCTCAACAAAGTGCACCACGCAAGGCCCAGGACTCTGTGGTAATAACTAAAATGCACGAGGATCGGCAATTCGTGATTGAAGCTCAGCCCGCCAAACGCATCAAGACTAGCGATTTGGCGGTTGCATCCTCCTCTCAGCAACCGACAAGTTTCAACTTTTCCTTTAATAATCAGAATAGCGGTAATAGTGTGCCGGAGTTGCAGTCCTCCAAGGAGGAGCGATTGCGCAGATTCACGTCCTCGGGAGGCAGCATGATTCCCATTTCGGAGTGCCCTGACTTGGACAACAGTCCCAAGATGATTAGAACCCCGTTGCTGTCCGGTGGAAGCTTCCAGGATGTTTCAGTCAAAGTCAACAACGAAACAGGAACCTCCAGTAAGGAGCGCAAGCTGATGGCACTGGTCAGTGGCAGTGGACTTCTCGGCGTTAGCTCAGGTCCGCAGCACTTTCAATTTCCGCCCATTAATTCGATAACTGCCTTCAATCCGCTAACGCTGCCTCCGATGAGCGGAGGAGATAAAACCACTCCAGTAACACCAATACCTCATGTGCCTGGAATGCCAGGACCCGGTAGTCTGACACCACAAATGCCGCTACTGCCGCCTCCACCTCAGCAGCTACAGTTGCCAGTTCCCTCTAGTCGAGGTCGCAGTCCAAATCGAAAGCAACCCAGCCCTCTGCTGTTGGGAGGAGGATCCGGTGAACTGAAGGCCCTATCGCCATTTGGCGGAGTTCAGAATGTGCCAAGCGAATTCAGTCGGCAGCCACCAACTCCTGCCCAGCGACAGGCTCTGCAATGGAACAGCAAGGAGACACCGAAGAAAGCTCCATTTAACTTTCTACGCATGGCGGATAATGTGAAGACCTCTGAACCTGAAGTGCGACACTTTAATCTGGAAAATGTAATTGCTGGGAAACCGCAAGAGTTGCCACTGACACCACTACATGTTGATACCCCTAACGGAAACCCCGCCGAAGAGGCCAGTCCCGTAGCCAGTTCCTCAGCATCGGCTAAGTCCAAGTTTCTGCGGCCCACTAGTTTGCCACTGAAACCTGGTACCTTCACTCCTAAACGCCATCATGGCATTACACCGACAGCCAATACATTGCCGCTGATCTCGCCGGAGACCCCCAGGCCGTCCAAATCCTGTGTGCAACTGTATCTCAACGGACATGCCTACACGTATCTCGGCCTCAAATGCAGCACAAAGATGTTTTACTGTACGGTGAACTGCCCACAGCCTTCGTATGTCGCGGGAATGCACAAACTTTCGATGTATAGCGTGTGGCAGGTGTGCGAGGAGAACCAGCCACATCCACTTGGATTCAAACTAAAGCAAGTTATGGCTCTCTACGACTCCCGTCAAAGGATGTTGGGAAATGGCAGCTCCACCGCTATGGCTGGATCGGGAAAACTTAGTTACAATTTAGTCGCTTCGCAGCAAATCGTGTCCTCCCCCTCGACGTCCTCCGCCAGCAGTGCTTTCTATCAAGGACCCCTAAAGACCCCACCCACTGTCACGATTGCCGCGCTCAGTGAGGCCAACGTGGCGGCCAAGGCGAATGAGGAGGCGCAGGCCAAAAAGTTGGAGACAAGTCCGTCTGGGCAGCCCCTGGTGGGTGGCTACGAGTCTCATGAGGATTACACGTATATCCGGGGCCGAGGAAGGGGAAGATATGTGTGCTCCGAGTGCGGAATTCGCTGCAAAAAGCCGTCGATGCTCAAGAAGCATATTCGCACTCACACGGATGTGAGGCCATTCACATGCAGCCATTGCAACTTCAG TTTCAAGACCAAAGGAAACCTGACCAAGCACATGCAATCAAAAACTCACTTTAAGAAGTGCATTGAACTGGGTATAAATCCGGGACCAATGCCACCCGACAGCGAGTTCTTGGATGTAGATATGGACTTTGACCAGCAGTCATCCACTTCGGCAGGTGGACGCACATCATCGATGGCTGGGGAATCTGATTCCGATGACTACAGTGATAACGAATCTGAGAGTAGTG ATACGGATGAGTCCAAGTCCCGACTAAAAGAGCACGAAGCTGCCAGAGGTCTGCTCTCGTTATCAATGACGCCGCCAATTCCGCAGAGCGTATCGCCCTATCCGCAGTTGCAGGATACACCTCTACCAGCGGCTAGTCCTGCCAACAGCATTGGCTCTTCGGGCTCGCAGCCTAAGAGATTAGTGTGCTCCTTCACTTCGCCTAAGCCACCTTTCGACTACCAGAAGCAGGAACAGTATTACTCCAACCCGGAGGAGTCCAAACCGAAACGTAGTGTGGCCAGCGAGGAGAGTGCTCCCATGGATCTCACTAAGCCGCGCGGCTCCATCCTATCAATTTCCCCCTCGCCTGTTTCGCAGCCCGCCCATGATCTTCCCAAATCGCAGGCCCAACAGATGCACGATGTTATCTTCGGCACCTCCGGCAACGAAAGCGGTTTCATGAAGACTCTGATCTCGGTTTCGGACAAAGTGCGGATATCTGCCGAAATGGAAGAACAGGCCAAGCACGAGGCGGAGGGTGAGGATGTTCAACTACAGACCTACATAAAGGAGCATGCGCTGCATCAAGCCAAGATAAAGCAGAGTCAGTTTAGCCGCAGCTATCTGATCAACACTTTATACACAGCGGCGTCCCCTGTAATCAGCAGTAGTAGCACTCTCTTTACCACCAACAGCAGGCCCGTCATGAGTGTAAATGAGGTTCCTAGCATCGAAGTGCACGAAGTGAAGACCCCAGAAGCCCCTGAACCACCTCGTAGTGCACCTGTACTGGCTCCAGTTATTCCAACATCACTTCCTGCTCAGATTGGCCAGGAAGAAAACGAGGAGAACGAGATCAAAGCGGATCAGGAGAAACCTAATGTCGCGGAGCCACACAATGCCAATCTGCctgctgcagtgcagcaacCGGATGTCAATGACTTTAGTGGAGTTCTTGGAAATCCGcctgcaccaccagcagcatctGTGGCTACTTCCATAACTACAACATCCGCTGCACCTGTGCCGCCGTCATCCACTGCCAACTCAACTCAGCCCACCCAGCGCACTGTGATTGTGGGCGAAGATGGCTTCAAAAGCTCCACTCCCACTAGCAAGAGCGCCGATCTCCAGCATGTATCGTATGGCAGAGGAGTGCCGCCAGCACCCATAGCAGGCGATGCGCGTCCCACCTGTACCATCTGCGCCAAGACGTTCCAGCGGCAACATCAGCTGACCCTGCACATGAACATTCACTACATGGAGCGGAAGTTCAAGTGCGAGCCATGCAGCATATCCTTCCGCACGCAAGGGCATCTGCAGAAGCACGAGCGATCGGAAGCACACAAGAACAAGGTTATGATGACGTCGACTTTTGGTGTGCCAACCACCTCGAACCCGCGACCCTTTGAGTGCACCGACTGCAAGATCGCGTTCCGCATCCATGGGCATTTGGCCAAGCATTTGCGCTCTAAGACGCATGTTCAGAAGCTGGAATGCCTGCAGAAGTTGCCCTTTGGAACCTATGCAGAAATTGAACGTGCAGGCATTAGTCTCACTGAAATCGATACAAGCGACTGTGAAAACTCGTTGATATCACTCAAGCTGCTGGCCCAGAAACTGCTGGAGAAGGATCCTAGTAAGCTCAGTAGCTACACCACTCCCTCTGGCATGATGCAGTTGGCCCAGGATGCAACAGGTCCCGTCTCGCAGGATAGTGCGTCCGAGGATGGCTTTAGTGCCGCCATTGCCTCGGCTATAGCTTCGCTGGACAACGACAGTGCTGGGAACACACCCAAGCGAGCCAGCTCAATGTCCGAGGATGAAACGGTGGCTAATGGCCTGAACAATAGCCTGAAGCGTCGTTTACCGGGCAGTTTTAGCAGTACGGGCGAGGAAAGCGATAATCCACCGGAAAGCAGTGGCGAGAAGCGGGCTCGTTCTGGCCAGGAGCTGCCTGTTCCCGTGGCCGTTCCCGTGGCTGCTTCAGCAGCGGCAAGCAACTGA